A segment of the Salminus brasiliensis chromosome 1, fSalBra1.hap2, whole genome shotgun sequence genome:
ggctgattgactCCGAGGAAACCGTGTAGAGCTGATTTTCCCAGGGTCTGCTCCTTTAAGAGGGTTTTGAACATGACATTGTGAAATGATATCATCTGAATGTGTTGTTGGGCGTTGTCTCCTAACTGATATTTCTTCTGTTGTCTCAGAAAATGTAAAGACATACAGTTCTGGAGACCTTCCCTACAGAGAATATTTAAGAGTAAAGGCTGAAGTAGAGTAGATTGAAGCCAAAGGGACCGTAAGGATTCAGGCGGCAAGAaatagaggggagagagaaagttaAAGCTTGAAGATTCAAAGAGGGGACCAAAGTGGGAGTCAAGGCCACGGTATGTTccaaacagagagaggaaaagagcaaAAGATAATGAGGCAAAGACAAGcgggaaccccccccccctcccaagtCCTTCTGGGAAGCGCTTAAAGAGAATAAAGCTCAAGCTCAAGGTCAAAGctcaagcatgttaaaggtaacgAGTATTAATTTTTGTATCCTACCTTTGCTGGAGTATCTGCATTCTTCCCTTTTTGATTTCAAAGTTCAATTTTGTAATCTCACACTTCTGTACTGCCATTGTAAGTCAAGTCCTGACCTTCTTCAATCCTTATTTCTACTCAGACTTGATTCATGATACTGGTTTCGTAATTGTACATGCAGAAATTCCACCAATTACGGTGAAAAGGACATTTtatctatatttttttttaattagtttgATGCACTAATGACCCCCTCCCCCTTTTTCATCTTGATTTCTCCTGATAATTCCACTTTGCTTTCTCTGCTGTGTTCAATGTCATTGCTCAGAATAAACCTGGCCCTGTCTGGTGAACGTTATTGGGGGCAATGCCAGTGTGACACACACTGGGAGATGTATGGGGTGTTTATGGATGTGGTgaatgtgtagtgtgtgttatgATGCAAAACCTTAACAGCAGTAGCATGTTTGAGGATGTGCGCGACGCCGAGGACGCTCTACACAACCTGGACCGCAAGTGGGTCTGCGGACGGCAGATTGAGATCCAGTTCGCGCAAGGAGACAGGAAAAGTAAGAGCCTCATCTCccgacacacacaaacacacacacctgacaggTGCGCTCAACTGGGCGGGACGCTAATTAAAAAATTCtccctctcgctttctctcagCCCCCACTCAGATGAGGTCCAAGGAGAGGCATTCCCCTCGCAGCTTCTCCAGGTATGACGATTACGACCGCGACGGCCGTCACCGGCGCTCGCGAAGCCGCAGCTACGACAGACGCCGGAGCCGCAGTCCGTCGTACGAACGCCGACCCCGCCGCTCCGAGAGCCCCCGAGAGTGAGTGATTGTACCAGCCCCACCGCAGTACTGGACAGTGACCCCAGATATGGTGTCTATGTGCATAATTCTGGACGCCCTTGATCAAATGAGACGCTTACATTTTAATGTAACCTGATTACTGGGGATGTGACGGTACGAGGGTAGCGGTTTGGTGCACACGGTCACCATACTGGTAAATATGGTCATTTCTCAAGCGCAGGGGCCATCTGGAAACCTTAAGCTGCACGCTGTTGGATTTGCATgttattgtgggaactgtagtggatTAAGGAGTAAACCGTGACTTGTGTGTACCGTTAAACCCCCTAGCatgtacagtttatttattgcatttaatATTTGATGGATTAGTGGCTTTTCAGCTTGCAGTAAACAGTTTTTTGCCTGTTCTCATTATGTTTATTAGTTCTGATTATTATGTCGCGTTTACTCAATTAATGTTGTTTTtgcttctgtttgtttgttcgtttggttggttgtttattaaaatttttaaaaagcagctctcGCTCTTACGGCCGACACAGACGAAGCAGAAGTCATGAGAATGACCGGTGAGTACAGAATGACTTGCCAGTTCAATAATccttggtgatgccacagccatccataaGTGGGAGTCCCAGAAagtatatatctctctctctgtgtgtatgtttccttcgatacacactatatgtccaaatatttgtggacacctttttaatgaatgcattcagctactttaagttgcacctattttTACCtatcacacagatgtgcaaatgcacacacacagcttgtctagtccctgtagagaagaagtactgccaatagaataggactgtctggagcagatcaccATCATGACCCTATTAGCACCaggctgcctaataatgccaggtggggctagaggggtataaagccccccagtattgaggagctgtggagcagtggaagagctgtgttctctggaatgatggttgaggtggggtggtgatcatcatccaacatccatcaacctcactaatattcttgtcgctgaatgcacatcaagtcctcacagcaatggagctcctcctccaaaatctggtagaaagtcttcttccctggacagtagcgacagatactcccaacaaaagcaggatttcagaagaaacgatgaatgagcaggtgtcccaatacttttgtccagtaaTTTTGTCTTGTTAATTCCTCTGCAGCCACTCAAGCTGCATCGTGTGTGTCTTAAGTAATATGTCTGACCtgtcccctctctttctctctcgtgcTCTTTAGGTACCGACATCCTCGGGATCACGGTCGGGTGCACCGTGGCGGTCAGTCCCGCAGCCGCTCTGGTTCCCGCTCCCCCTCCCCCGACTCCAGATTCAAATCTAAAGGCCGTAAATCTCGGTCCCAGTCTCGATCGCCCCGCCCGCCAGCCGAGGACCTGCCCCCGTCCACCAGCACCAGAGAGGAAGAGACCCACGCTCGATCACCCTCCCGCTCCTGCTCCCGCTCTGTCTCACGCTCTCGGTCACGATCACGCTCACGCTCCTGGGCAGGCCGCAAATCCGGCGGCCATTAGGACTCTGAACAGCGCCCCCTACAGTTTAACCTTCCTGGGAGAATTAGGAGAATGGGTTATATTTGGATTCGTCAGTACTGTACCTCGTGCAGCTTTCTGGTGAACTGatatttttgttaaaataaTCATAAACACACGGTTTTAGTTAGTTAGCTTTTTTGTCATATGCActtttttggacaaaagtatttggacacctacacattacccctacaggagctttttttgaccccccattctaaacccataggcattattattaataaggagctggtcctccttttattctaagctctaccagcagcagcaggtctggagctctgcagttactgagtcagttggaggcttttctgcactctgctctgagctcagcactcggccctgaccccgctctgtaactttatgtggtctgacagacactcggtggacactgagctgctctctgtgagctgttcctcctaaactcttccactgttcaataataacaccactcacagctaatggaggaagatctaggagggaggaaattataaaatttcaccagctgacttgttgttgttggtgcagcggtgctgagctcctattacatacagaaccacgctggagttcagtgagctcttcagaacctcctgttctttcactgatgtgggtaagaaagacagactgcaggactagaggcttgattttatacacctgtggcagtgagactgaatcagacacctggattcagtgattaagaggtgtcccaatacttttgtccgcatAGTGTATGTTTGAAGTACAGCCTTAGTGctccttttttgttgttgttttcaggTTTTGTAAAAACGTCGTTGGCTCTCATATTGTCTTACTCAGTCTGTGAGCAGTAGATCCCTGAGGAAACCCTGTAGCGACTCTGGTGAAGGAAGCGCAGCTCTGTGAGATTCTCAGTTATTGAACTAAATCGTGATTCAGTATTTTCTCTAAAGAACTTTTCCCGTTAAGGCTTTTATTTTGGAGGTTTGGCGAGATGGCTGCTGCTGCCAGGACTAGTTTTGTGTCTAAGAGACGTTTATGTGAAACGTGACGTGTTTATTTAGCCTTTGATCAAAACGGAGGATGATTTTTTGTTCCTGTGTAAAAGCGAAAGCTTTGCGAGTGCAGTATTTCTGTCCTTTCTCTTTCAGTTTTGATTTTCTCCTTTGGGAGAATCTGAACCTCCTTCAAAagatcactctctctcttttttttttttctggaataaAAGCCTTTACAGCAGCTCCTCCGACTCCATGCTGTCTTCCAGAAGATTCAGCCTGAGTCCAGTACTGCGTTTCTggtggaatatatatatatatatatatatatatatatatatatatatatataatcattgcTGTCAAGTAAtaaacctgtatctccaaaatggtgacaaaAACGGATTTACCTTTGAATGCAAGTCCAGGTacaataagagtttattccaggtgatttagagcatttctattggtccatccgtCTATAATTatctacacagtgtacagaagcagctacagggttaaaCCATggtgaaaactaaaaatggagattttcattggacagcagctgtGTGCGtctgtataaatatatacacaatttatatatatatatatatatatatatatatatatatatatatatatatatatatatatatatatatatatatatacatacacacacacaaagcagcaGCAGACACACAGTGATCATTTGTTTGTGAATAAAAATGTTCTCCTGTTCTCAAACTCTCACCATTCCCTTTTAGAGCTTCCTTCaggagtggagatactaggttttaacagacttctatagaagctgaagaatctgaagctttttactccagtaaaagtgtaaaagtactggtttcagaacgacttcaagtagaaaagtaaaagtaatggaaggaaaacaaagaccgaaagcttaggccgcgccacaggggtctatagtgcgctatcccccccccccctccccaaaaacccatttctctaaaagtcataatgaggatactgttgtatattaatattaatatctgatattctaatgttctattaaaatgttgatgttaaaaatgttgggctgcactaggctcctgtttcagctgcagatctgcccattgaaaatgaagcatttcagtaatatcagctctattaaaggagcgtctctgtgctctactgagcatcaacatgagcttcatggaggaaaatatgaggagttgttgtctagaagttctgtaaagctgcagaaagtcaaacttcagaggcgtgtgatcaataagctttattggagtgtaaatgtgatcaataagctttattggaatgtaaatgtgatcaataagctttattggagtgtaaatgtgatcaataagctttattggaatgtaaatgtgatcaataagctttattggaatgtaaatgtgatcaataagctttattggagtgtaaatgtggggctcagtcgggacgtttcactgcagctctcttgagtctctgctacggacacagtcttcatactagactacagacgtctgctgtgagctgctggagagggacgggacgtgtgcaggtgtgatgatctcttataaaccaatagggagtcagaatggagtctgtttatacttctcatccaatcaggatcagactctcactttcagGATGGAGAGATTGAtctggataaataaataaataaacaaaggggAATGAAAGAGGAGGAATGAGgctaattttaaaatgtaaggaggagaaagttcagataattgggtgaaaatgtaagaagtagaagtaaaaagtctgaaaaatgaataattactccagtaaagtttagtaTTTGTACATACAAAAAATCAGTactcttaaaaagaaatatatagaatattatagaatatatatatatatatatatatatacacacccaaAAAAGCCATCATCTGGTCCTGAGTTCCCAACCCAACCTGGGCCATGAACACACATGCCCgaagtggtgggcagccactgCTGTCCTCCTAGACTGAACACATCCCTAATGAGGAAGGTCAGAAGGTCAGGTTTTTAatagttattatattataatatatttaaatattaacattatttgAAGTTCACCTCCTGACTCCCTACATTGCGAGGAGTGTGTTGTCAGTTTAACAGCTAATAAGAAAATAATCTTTTTTAATTCTctgttattaaattaaattaattgacACCGTCAGAAAGCTGTTATTGTCCTCATGTAGAAACTAACGATACTTCAATCCTGTTAAATTAGACTTTCATTCATTTAACTATTAATTAAACTCATCATTTTAGAGGCTAAACTTGAACTTgcaggggagcagagagagggagaagggccTAGCCTGCCCCCTGTTTCCCCCGCTGTCAGAAAATGACCGCAGGACGCCAGAGGGCGCCCGAGAGCGAGGCCTCAGCGAATGCTACTGAGGGCTGACGGGTGGAGGGGCTGCGGTAGGCTCTTCAGGCCAGTCCATGAAAGTAGCATCAGAGAAAGTCCAGCCTCTAAAATcagcaattaattaattaattggttaattaatatttaattgaaCAGGATTAAAGTGGAGATAAAATTTAAGTAGTTAGTAATTAACAACTTTCTCACGTCACACACAAGATTTTCCTCCTTCCAGATCTTATTTACTGacactttaatttaataagaGAACTaagaatattaattaataatttataataagcTGTTTATAATAAACAGGAAGGAGACTTAATTTAcaaattacttatttatttttttaaatcattaaaaaaataatgagctTTATTTACTTAAGACTTATTTATCTTAAGAAGAATTAGGGATGTGTTGAGTCCAGGAGGACAGGAGGACAGTGAGGTCTATCTTTAGAAGAGCAGAGCTGAGAACGCCTCCTGGGTCTGATCGGGACTCTCCGATAGGCCTGTTCTCACAAGAGTCctaggaaagcttttgtgatTCGGACCCCAGAACTAACGGAACATCAAACGTCTGATCTGCTTTAGAGGTGTTCGGTCTTCTCCACTGTGGCCTGAACCCGATTAAACCGGTTTAATGATCAGGCCTCAGTGGTTGGATCTCATGTGCCCCTTCTGCAGCAGACACAGGCCGCCCCTTTGTGGAGA
Coding sequences within it:
- the srsf10a gene encoding uncharacterized protein srsf10a isoform X1 translates to MMQNLNSSSMFEDVRDAEDALHNLDRKWVCGRQIEIQFAQGDRKTPTQMRSKERHSPRSFSRYDDYDRDGRHRRSRSRSYDRRRSRSPSYERRPRRSESPRDSRSYGRHRRSRSHENDRYRHPRDHGRVHRGGQSRSRSGSRSPSPDSRFKSKGRKSRSQSRSPRPPAEDLPPSTSTREEETHARSPSRSCSRSVSRSRSRSRSRSWAGRKSGGH
- the srsf10a gene encoding uncharacterized protein srsf10a isoform X2, which produces MARYLRPPNTSLFIRNISDESRPEDLRREFGRYGPIVDVYIPVDFYSRRPRGFAYIQYPFMFEDVRDAEDALHNLDRKWVCGRQIEIQFAQGDRKTPTQMRSKERHSPRSFSRYDDYDRDGRHRRSRSRSYDRRRSRSPSYERRPRRSESPRDSRSYGRHRRSRSHENDRYRHPRDHGRVHRGGQSRSRSGSRSPSPDSRFKSKGRKSRSQSRSPRPPAEDLPPSTSTREEETHARSPSRSCSRSVSRSRSRSRSRSWAGRKSGGH